Proteins encoded within one genomic window of Aquarana catesbeiana isolate 2022-GZ linkage group LG03, ASM4218655v1, whole genome shotgun sequence:
- the LOC141133988 gene encoding uncharacterized protein: MDKADKGGGLVVLSKTYYQTEMERLLKDRNTYALLRSDPMLSFKNNLHCLIEKGKNQGILNPKEAAYLDPFYCRTPIIYILPKLHKNAEHPPGRPIVNGIDSVTSRLGQYLDFFLQPLVLKTKAFLRDTKQILQILSTLPCSPSSILITADVGSLYTIIDHEQAIDSVKWALTTSNLSSDHISFLLESLEFCLLNNYFWFNWDFFLQTRGVAMGARFAPSVANLFMAHWEEDIIFKDPPPQLSCYRRYIDDLIMVWEGDMPSLQTFMDGLNANNKNIELTWTISYHQIIFLDLEIFKGEGVFHTRNHFKTTDRNAYIPLTSCHHKSWLCNIPRGQFIRLRRNCTSDDDFLVQSQVLADRFKEKGYSEALVNAEIAKVLAIDRNTVVEDKVKSIEDNTNVSSYRIILDYNIQYKKLEHIIAKHWPILKGDRTLGPVLPDHPRFIYRKAPSLRDRVAPGVIDPPKTVTSRLFGFLSGFYACGKCATCRKASRNIKRRKEFVSYVTKKSYKIEGLITCSSEGVVYMLECDCGLQYVGRTSRALHVRIGEHISNIKRGVKTHSVSRHFRLCHQRDPRCLKFWGVEKVPRQWRGGHYIRQLSRRESFWIYETKVLSPFGMNVDFDLNCFISNR, from the coding sequence ATGGACAAAGCTGATAAGGGTGGTGGGCTGGTTGTGCTTAGTAAAACGTATTATCAAACAGAAATGGAGAGATTGTTGAAGGATCGAAATACATATGCACTTTTGAGGAGTGACCCCATGTTGTCCTTTAAGAACAATTTACATTGTCTGATAGAAAAAGGTAAAAACCAGGGAATTTTAAATCCCAAAGAGGCTGCCTATCTAGACCCCTTTTATTGTAGGACCCCGATTATTTATATCCTACCTAAACTGCATAAAAACGCAGAACATCCACCTGGTCGTCCGATAGTAAACGGAATTGATTCCGTTACCTCAAGATTAGGCCAATATTTGGATTTTTTTCTCCAGCCACTGGTTTTAAAAACCAAAGCGTTTTTGAGGGATACGAAACAAATCCTTCAAATTCTGTCGACTCTTCCATGCTCCCCGTCTAGCATTTTAATCACTGCAGATGTGGGCTCCCTCTATACTATTATCGATCATGAACAGGCCATCGATTCAGTTAAGTGGGCTTTAACCACCTCCAATCTTTCGAGTGATCACATCTCCTTTTTGTTGGAAAGTTTGGAGTTTTGCCTACttaataattacttttggtttaattgGGATTTTTTCCTACAGACaagaggagtagccatgggggctaggtttgctcccagtgtggccaatctttttatggcccactgggaggaggacatTATTTTTAAAGACCCCCCACCGCAATTGTCTTGTTACAGACGATACATTGATGACCTGATTATGGTCTGGGAGGGTGACATGCCTAGTCTGCAAACCTTTATGGATGGGTTGAATGCCAATAATAAAAACATTGAGTTAACCTGGACAATTAGCTACCATCAGATTATATTCCTTGACCTTGAAATTTTTAAGGGGGAGGGAGTTTTTCATACCAGGAATCATTTCAAAACAACTGATAGGAATGCATATATCCCTCTGACCAGCTGTCATCATAAATCTTGGCTTTGCAATATACCACGAGGCCAATTCATCCGCTTGCGCCGTAATTGTACTTCAGATGATGATTTCCTGGTACAGTCGCAGGTACTCGCGGATAGATTTAAAGAAAAAGGGTATTCCGAGGCTCTGGTAAATGCAGAGATAGCCAAGGTATTGGCAATTGATAGGAATACTGTGGTAGAAGATAAGGTCAAATCCATTGAAGATAATACTAATGTTTCAAGTTATCGCATTATACTTGATTataatatccagtataaaaaattAGAACATATTATAGCTAAACATTGGCCCATTCTCAAAGGAGATAGGACCCTTGGACCAGTTCTCCCTGATCACCCTCGGTTCATCTATCGCAAGGCTCCATCCTTACGTGATCGGGTAGCACCAGGGGTCATTGACCCGCCCAAAACTGTCACCAGTAGACTATTTGGGTTTCTATCTGGTTTTTACGCATGTGGTAAATGTGCCACATGCAGGAAGGCCAGCAGGAATATTAAGAGACGGAAGGAGTTTGTTTCGTATGTAACGAAAAAGAGCTATAAAATTGAAGGTCTGATTACGTGTTCATCAgaaggggtggtctacatgctggagtgcgactgtggcctccagtatgtgggccggacctcaAGAGCCCTTCATGTAAGAATTGGTGAACACATTAGTAACATCAAACGGGGGGTCAAGACCCACAGTGTGTCTAGGCATTTTCGCCTTTGTCATCAACGTGACCCCAGATGCCTAAAATTCTGGGGGGTAGAAAAGGTTCCGCGACAATGGAGGGGTGGCCATTACATCAGGCAGCTTAGCCGTAGGgaatccttctggatctatgagacaAAGGTTCTCTCCCCTTTTGGAATGaatgttgattttgatttgaattgttttatttctaatagataa